The Triplophysa rosa linkage group LG25, Trosa_1v2, whole genome shotgun sequence genome window below encodes:
- the LOC130548554 gene encoding signaling lymphocytic activation molecule-like — protein sequence GDEVKSVSVMEGHSVTLHTDTELQTDDLILWIFCVESPDEFIAEFNRDINKTSFINERLKNNLELNPQTGSIIITNITTQHTGLYKAEIYRQPSVLIRHFNLTVYARLSVPVIVRDCSSSSSSSKCVLLCSMMNVSHVSVSWYNGSIIHSSISVSDLNIRLSLPLEVEYQDTNTYRCVVNNPITNHTQHLHITQLCHTCAGESHVCGVDCCGFTEAVIRLVLSAVVGVATVAVLIYDIRCK from the exons ggtgatgaagtgaagtcagtgtcagtgatggagggacattctGTTACTCTACACACTGATACTGAACTACAGACAGATGATCTGATACTGTGGATATTTTGTGTTGAGAGTCCAGATGAGTTTATAGCTGAATTTAACAGAGACatcaataaaacatcatttatcaATGAGAGATTGAAGAATAATTTAGAGTTGAATCCTCAGACTGGATCTAtcatcatcacaaacatcacaactcAACACACTGGACTTTATAAAGCTGAGATCTACAGACAACCTTCTGTTCTCATCAGACACTTCAATCTGACTGTCTATG CTCGTCTGTCTGTTCCTGTCATCGTCAGAGACtgttcttcatcatcttcatcatcaaaATGTGTATTGTTGTGTTCAATGATGAATGTGTCACATGTGAGCGTCTCCTGGTATAACGGAAGCATTATACactccagcatcagtgtgtctgatctcaacatcagactctctctacctctggaggtggaatatcaggacacaaacacatacagatgtgtggtcaacaatcccatcacaaaccacacacaacatctacacatcactcaactctgtcacacGTGTGCAGGTGAGTCACATGTAT GTGGTGTCGACTGTTGTGGTTTTACTGAAGCTGTGATCCGATTGGTCCTCTCTGCTGTAGTGGGTGTGGCTACTGTCGCTGTTCTCATATATGACATCAGATGTAAATAA
- the LOC130549053 gene encoding uncharacterized protein LOC130549053 isoform X2 has protein sequence MELCLIFLSYLTCLIVNGVFGDEVKSVMEGHSVTLNTDVIKHKDDLIVWRYGPENTLLATINGKAINTQLYDGDDGRFRDRLKLNDRTGDLTISDIRTSDSGLYTLKISSNNRVSYKRFNVTVSGVFTGDVKSVSVRTGHSFILYTHVLKERDDVMEWRFGAENTLVAKINETTFTPSTDERFRDRVKRDDQTGALMINDTRSHHSGLYQLRINSNNKVSYKKFDVTIHVHSHVDSRVLWVWVIPVVLLLISICVCVYLHWVCVRKPRGNSNALTDDESSINSSTTLDTEASRCLRSM, from the exons ATGGAATTATGCTTAATTTTTCTCTCGTATCTGACTTGTTTGATTGTGAATG gtgtgtttggtgatgaagtgaagtcagtgatggagggacattctGTCACACTAAACACTGACGTCATCAAACACAAAGATGATCTGATCGTGTGGCGTTATGGACCTGAAAACACACTTCTTGCAACAATCAATGGAAAGGCCATTAACACCCAGTTATATGATGGTGATGATgggagattcagagacagactgaagctgaATGATCGGACTGGAGATCTGACCATCAGTGACATCAGAACCTCAGACTCTGGGCTCTACACACTGAAGATCAGCAGCAATAATAGAGTCTCATACAAGAGGTTCAATGTTACCGTCAGTG GTGTGTTTACAGGTGAtgtgaagtcagtgtcagtgaggACAGGACATTCTTTTATTCTCTACACTCATGTTCTTAAAGAGAGAGATGATGTGATGGAGTGGAGATTTGGAGCTGAAAACACACTTGTTgcaaaaatcaatgaaacgACTTTTACACCATCTACTGATgagagattcagagacagagtGAAGCGGGATGATCAGACCGGAGCTCTCATGATCAATGACACCAGATCTCATCACTCTGGACTTTATCAATTGAGGATCAACAGCAATAATAAAGTCTCATATAAGAAGTTTGATGTTACTATCCATG TTCATTCTCATGTAGATTCTCGTGTCCTGTGGGTCTGGGTAATTCCAGTTGTACTTCTTCTGATCTctatctgtgtctgtgtctatttacactgggTCTGTGTACGCAAACCAAGAG GTAATTCAAACGCTCTGACAGATGACGAAAGCAGCATAAACTCCAGCACCACGCTTGATACAGAAGCTTCAAGGTGTCTGAGGAGCATGTGA
- the LOC130549053 gene encoding uncharacterized protein LOC130549053 isoform X1 has translation MELCLIFLSYLTCLIVNGVFGDEVKSVMEGHSVTLNTDVIKHKDDLIVWRYGPENTLLATINGKAINTQLYDGDDGRFRDRLKLNDRTGDLTISDIRTSDSGLYTLKISSNNRVSYKRFNVTVSGVFTGDVKSVSVRTGHSFILYTHVLKERDDVMEWRFGAENTLVAKINETTFTPSTDERFRDRVKRDDQTGALMINDTRSHHSGLYQLRINSNNKVSYKKFDVTIHVHSHVDSRVLWVWVIPVVLLLISICVCVYLHWVCVRKPRVGNSNALTDDESSINSSTTLDTEASRCLRSM, from the exons ATGGAATTATGCTTAATTTTTCTCTCGTATCTGACTTGTTTGATTGTGAATG gtgtgtttggtgatgaagtgaagtcagtgatggagggacattctGTCACACTAAACACTGACGTCATCAAACACAAAGATGATCTGATCGTGTGGCGTTATGGACCTGAAAACACACTTCTTGCAACAATCAATGGAAAGGCCATTAACACCCAGTTATATGATGGTGATGATgggagattcagagacagactgaagctgaATGATCGGACTGGAGATCTGACCATCAGTGACATCAGAACCTCAGACTCTGGGCTCTACACACTGAAGATCAGCAGCAATAATAGAGTCTCATACAAGAGGTTCAATGTTACCGTCAGTG GTGTGTTTACAGGTGAtgtgaagtcagtgtcagtgaggACAGGACATTCTTTTATTCTCTACACTCATGTTCTTAAAGAGAGAGATGATGTGATGGAGTGGAGATTTGGAGCTGAAAACACACTTGTTgcaaaaatcaatgaaacgACTTTTACACCATCTACTGATgagagattcagagacagagtGAAGCGGGATGATCAGACCGGAGCTCTCATGATCAATGACACCAGATCTCATCACTCTGGACTTTATCAATTGAGGATCAACAGCAATAATAAAGTCTCATATAAGAAGTTTGATGTTACTATCCATG TTCATTCTCATGTAGATTCTCGTGTCCTGTGGGTCTGGGTAATTCCAGTTGTACTTCTTCTGATCTctatctgtgtctgtgtctatttacactgggTCTGTGTACGCAAACCAAGAG TAGGTAATTCAAACGCTCTGACAGATGACGAAAGCAGCATAAACTCCAGCACCACGCTTGATACAGAAGCTTCAAGGTGTCTGAGGAGCATGTGA